AATCAAGTTACCGAGTTCTAGCTCCCGTCCTCGCTCTTCTTCATTCGAACAACTTCTTTAGCATCATTTCAACTTCCCCGAAATCTAAACCCGCAACATTTCTGACATAGTACATAAGATCAGGGCAGTTACCGAGTTCCAGCTTGTggcctccaccttagttcatctGCACCTCTACCAGGCCAGCTGCACAACATGGGTCTCAGTGTCCTGCCTGGCCAGCTGCACAACATGGGTCTGAATGTCCTACCAGGCCAGCTGCACAACATGGGTCTGAGTGTCCTGCCAGGCCAGCTGCACAACATGGGTCTGAGTGTCCTGCCAGGCCAGCTGCACAACATGGGTCTGAGTGTCCTGCCTGGCCAGCTGCACAACATGGGTCTGAGTGTCCTGCCAGGCCAGCTGCACAACATGGGTCTGAGTGTCCTGCCAGGCCAGCTGCACAACATGGGTCTGAGTGTCCTGCCAGGCCAGCTGCACATCATGGGTCTGAGTGTCCTGCCAGGCCAGCTGCACAACATGGGTCTGAGTGTCCTGCCAGGCCATCTGCACAACATGGGTCTGAGTGTCCTGCCAGGCCAGCTGCACAACATGGGTCTGAGTGTCCTGCCAGGCCAGCTGCACATCATGGGTCTGAGTGTCCTGCCTGGCCAGCTGCACAACATGGGTCTGAGTGTCCTGCCAGGCCAGCTGCACAACATGGGTCTGAGTGTCCTGCCAGGCCAGCTGCACATCATGGGTCTGAGTGTCCTGCCAGGCCAGCTGCACAACATGGGTCTGAGTGTCCTGCCAGGCCAGCTGCACAACATGGGTCTGAGTGTCCTGCCAGGCCAGCTGCACAACATGGGTCTGAGTGTCCTGCCAGGCCAGCTGCACAACATGGGTCTGAGTGTCCTGCCAGGCCAGCTGCACAACATGGGTCTGAGTGTCCTGCCAGGCCAGCTGCACATCATGGGTCTGAGTGTCCTGCCAGGCCAGCTGCACAACATGGGTCTGAGTGTCCTGCCTGGCCAGCTGCACAACATGGGTCTG
The DNA window shown above is from Procambarus clarkii isolate CNS0578487 chromosome 6, FALCON_Pclarkii_2.0, whole genome shotgun sequence and carries:
- the LOC138355185 gene encoding protein FAM186A-like, whose translation is MGLSVLPGQLHNMGLNVLPGQLHNMGLSVLPGQLHNMGLSVLPGQLHNMGLSVLPGQLHNMGLSVLPGQLHNMGLSVLPGQLHNMGLSVLPGQLHIMGLSVLPGQLHNMGLSVLPGHLHNMGLSVLPGQLHNMGLSVLPGQLHIMGLSVLPGQLHNMGLSVLPGQLHNMGLSVLPGQLHIMGLSVLPGQLHNMGLSVLPGQLHNMGLSVLPGQLHNMGLSVLPGQLHNMGLSVLPGQLHNMGLSVLPGQLHIMGLSVLPGQLHNMGLSVLPGQLHNMGLSILPGQLHNMGLSVLPGQLHNMGLSVLPGQLHNMGLSVLPGQLHNMGLSVLPGQLHNMGLSVLPGQLQNAKKWWSESLA